In one Candidatus Nitronereus thalassa genomic region, the following are encoded:
- a CDS encoding radical SAM/SPASM domain-containing protein, with the protein MNQKFFVSNYLNIYPSNRDTHILMHGVTGAIDEVSNNLGLRLSRCRRKQQSMEESEFDATDFDLLRSRGYLTALSYEAEVDAFVEYVNKLHQKNRAAVSSGFVMLALSYACNLRCPYCYQNEMRDRNGPSLRAMSPDFVDTLFTKTIPALYGSTANNLQISLYGGEPFAPENVPAIERALYYAQHRGHEVSAISNGTRVNEFPNLFGEEHGKVNNVQISLDGIPDIHNKSRIPMSGEKTFDAIVENIHWLSAKGVKIALRVNVTVESVGTLKDLENILDQRGVSKLPNVSVYCTAIHEAHTKTATDVFPEIFSQWKLANEMEKKGVSSMASPYDKTCGTMRNLFDNNENILLNKTMFCMENRPYSLLFDPYGDVYGCYEEAGYTNKRIGVVTNEGLVDFVDNRYNTYQSRNVASHEPCRSCSVALTCGGGCPLQAEIANGTIFSNHCDSQKELVAKSIIAFVEKKTAESDLMVLDANRLAKEEMTPLL; encoded by the coding sequence ATGAACCAAAAATTTTTTGTCAGTAATTATCTCAACATCTACCCGTCCAATCGGGATACACACATCTTAATGCACGGGGTGACCGGGGCCATTGACGAAGTATCCAACAATCTAGGCCTCAGGCTCTCGAGGTGTCGCCGCAAACAGCAATCGATGGAAGAAAGCGAGTTCGATGCGACGGACTTCGATTTGTTGCGGAGCCGAGGGTACCTGACCGCACTGTCCTACGAGGCCGAGGTCGACGCGTTCGTCGAATATGTCAATAAACTGCACCAAAAGAACAGGGCAGCCGTCTCCTCCGGTTTCGTCATGTTAGCCCTGTCCTATGCATGCAATCTGCGATGCCCGTATTGTTATCAAAACGAGATGCGGGACAGGAATGGACCGTCCTTACGCGCCATGTCTCCAGACTTTGTCGATACCCTCTTCACAAAGACCATTCCAGCCTTGTACGGAAGCACGGCCAACAACCTGCAAATCTCATTGTACGGCGGCGAACCGTTTGCGCCAGAGAATGTTCCCGCAATCGAGCGAGCCCTGTATTATGCGCAGCATCGTGGTCATGAGGTCAGCGCCATCTCCAACGGAACCCGCGTTAATGAGTTTCCGAACCTGTTTGGTGAAGAACATGGGAAGGTTAATAACGTACAGATCTCTCTGGATGGCATTCCAGACATTCATAATAAGTCACGAATTCCGATGTCAGGTGAAAAGACATTCGATGCGATCGTCGAAAACATACACTGGCTTTCAGCGAAAGGCGTAAAAATCGCGCTTCGCGTCAACGTCACCGTGGAGTCAGTAGGGACGCTCAAGGATCTAGAAAACATTCTGGACCAGCGGGGAGTATCCAAACTTCCTAATGTCAGCGTGTATTGTACCGCCATACATGAAGCCCATACCAAAACGGCAACCGACGTGTTTCCGGAGATCTTCTCACAATGGAAACTGGCCAACGAGATGGAGAAGAAGGGCGTGTCGTCAATGGCCTCACCATATGACAAAACGTGTGGGACCATGAGAAACCTCTTTGATAACAACGAAAACATCCTCTTGAATAAGACCATGTTTTGTATGGAAAACCGGCCGTACTCCCTGTTGTTCGACCCGTATGGTGATGTGTATGGATGCTATGAAGAAGCGGGATATACCAACAAACGAATCGGAGTCGTGACGAACGAAGGCCTGGTGGACTTTGTCGACAACCGATACAACACGTATCAATCCAGAAACGTTGCCAGCCACGAGCCGTGTCGAAGCTGTTCAGTGGCGTTGACGTGCGGCGGCGGATGCCCACTGCAGGCAGAAATCGCGAACGGCACCATATTTTCAAATCACTGCGATTCGCAGAAAGAATTGGTGGCCAAGAGTATCATCGCGTTTGTGGAAAAGAAAACGGCGGAGAGTGACTTAATGGTTCTCGATGCGAATAGACTCGCCAAAGAAGAGATGACTCCCTTACTCTGA
- a CDS encoding TolC family protein has product MNRRLHNDLLSCITSIVFSGMCLLLVSRTPVWAQEPTSQSYTLQSVIDLALTHHPTIEFGKGVIEEKQGDQISASAYPNPSLGIQSGHGQVLDPTGPSLTERYVSLSQPLEWPGTRVARQEAASASVTSAEAGLEVTQLNIKARVKRTFYELLLAETLADLASRLADTVTDFERAVKRRVESGEAPPFEHVKVNVELLQAQKLVSQTKGKVRANQATLNQLTAGNLGEDFSIEGDFESVDAHLNEQKLIEDAFQHHPEVRQYQQLIERASARHHEEQQARVPNVTINGAYQRDAGREGFVGGLSIPLPLWNQRQGDIAKALGIRRQAEANLQEARITLRRGIIEHLQNARTSSAQIQTFEKGLLKQAKEAVRIARTSFKFGEASLMDVLDAQRVLWQTFQGYAQARFELSVALTELERLVGKAL; this is encoded by the coding sequence ATGAACCGACGACTCCATAACGACCTTCTATCGTGTATTACTTCAATAGTATTCAGCGGTATGTGCCTGTTGTTGGTCAGCAGAACTCCAGTCTGGGCACAAGAACCCACGAGCCAATCGTATACATTACAAAGCGTGATCGACCTGGCGTTAACCCACCATCCGACGATTGAATTCGGCAAGGGGGTCATCGAAGAAAAACAAGGCGATCAAATATCCGCGTCGGCTTACCCCAATCCCTCGTTGGGCATTCAAAGTGGACATGGGCAAGTGCTCGATCCCACAGGCCCTTCTTTGACGGAGCGCTATGTCTCCTTAAGCCAACCACTGGAATGGCCGGGAACCCGTGTTGCCCGTCAAGAAGCCGCCAGCGCAAGCGTCACCAGTGCGGAAGCAGGTTTAGAAGTCACGCAATTGAATATTAAGGCCAGAGTCAAGCGAACGTTTTATGAACTCCTCTTAGCAGAAACTTTGGCTGACCTGGCTTCGCGACTTGCAGATACCGTCACGGATTTCGAACGAGCCGTAAAACGCCGCGTGGAATCAGGAGAAGCCCCGCCCTTCGAACATGTGAAAGTGAATGTGGAACTGTTGCAAGCCCAAAAATTAGTGAGTCAAACGAAGGGAAAGGTCCGTGCGAACCAAGCCACCCTCAATCAACTCACTGCCGGCAATCTCGGGGAAGACTTCTCAATCGAGGGCGACTTTGAATCGGTCGACGCCCATTTGAATGAACAGAAACTGATAGAGGACGCTTTTCAACACCATCCTGAAGTCCGTCAGTATCAACAGTTAATTGAAAGAGCCAGCGCCCGTCACCATGAGGAACAACAGGCCCGTGTGCCGAATGTGACGATTAACGGGGCCTATCAACGCGATGCGGGTCGGGAAGGATTTGTCGGCGGGCTCTCCATTCCCTTGCCGCTGTGGAACCAACGACAAGGGGACATTGCCAAGGCCCTTGGCATTCGCCGGCAGGCCGAAGCCAATTTGCAGGAAGCCCGAATCACTCTTCGACGAGGGATCATCGAACATCTTCAAAATGCACGAACCTCCTCCGCCCAAATTCAAACCTTTGAAAAAGGCCTCTTGAAACAAGCCAAAGAAGCCGTCCGCATTGCGCGCACAAGTTTCAAATTCGGCGAAGCCAGCTTGATGGATGTGCTCGATGCCCAACGTGTCCTCTGGCAAACCTTTCAAGGCTATGCCCAAGCCCGATTTGAATTGTCCGTCGCCCTCACAGAGTTAGAACGGTTGGTGGGGAAGGCCTTATAA
- a CDS encoding efflux RND transporter periplasmic adaptor subunit, with protein MASQIVKRLVVTMYLIILLPFLLLQGCSDPPDQSKNSGSEVAESQTTSPSSGPQLPPSAQQRIKTAPVQQRMLSQAITAPGNVALNLAKMAKISSRIEGQAEQVFVQLGHHVEKGDPLVAIGSLKLDELVQEYLVSQVQMDLRKGNFERTQTLHKEQIVSERRLMEDRAQYLESKAINQHVTEKLQNMGLTQEELNELLHMHDMEGHRYIIKSPLSGTISEQTVVLGQGIRPGDHLFEVVNTEQVWVFANLPIEQAQRFKKGDRGTIVAKGRKPITAPLAYIAPVADKATLTIQLRFDVDNSQGLLKPNEYVEVRLEQGPSSILAIPVTAPTMVEGVRGVFVKQGNDFTFIPVTLGQESDGWIEVVEGLAVGDEVVTGGVFDLKNSVLKDSIAGD; from the coding sequence ATGGCATCGCAAATCGTGAAGAGGCTCGTCGTGACAATGTATCTCATCATACTTCTACCGTTCCTCCTGCTACAGGGATGTTCTGATCCACCGGACCAATCGAAAAATTCGGGTTCGGAGGTGGCCGAATCGCAAACGACATCGCCGTCTTCAGGACCACAACTTCCACCTTCGGCGCAACAGCGGATCAAAACCGCTCCAGTGCAACAACGTATGCTCTCGCAAGCGATTACCGCTCCCGGAAATGTCGCGTTGAACCTTGCCAAGATGGCAAAGATATCATCACGGATCGAAGGTCAAGCCGAACAGGTTTTTGTTCAATTGGGACACCACGTAGAAAAAGGTGATCCGCTAGTTGCGATTGGGAGCCTGAAGCTTGATGAATTAGTCCAAGAATATTTGGTCTCCCAAGTTCAAATGGATCTTCGAAAAGGTAACTTCGAGCGAACCCAAACACTGCACAAAGAACAAATCGTTTCTGAACGCCGTTTAATGGAAGATCGGGCACAGTATTTAGAATCCAAGGCCATCAACCAACATGTCACGGAAAAACTTCAGAACATGGGGTTAACACAGGAAGAACTGAACGAACTTCTGCATATGCATGATATGGAGGGACACCGCTATATCATTAAGTCACCGTTGTCCGGAACGATATCCGAGCAAACCGTGGTGCTGGGCCAGGGCATTCGACCGGGTGACCATCTCTTTGAAGTCGTAAACACCGAACAGGTCTGGGTCTTCGCCAACCTTCCTATCGAGCAAGCGCAGCGATTCAAAAAGGGAGACCGCGGCACGATCGTCGCCAAAGGCCGGAAACCAATTACCGCACCGCTCGCCTACATCGCCCCTGTCGCAGACAAAGCCACTCTAACCATTCAACTTCGTTTCGATGTCGATAATTCTCAGGGCCTTTTGAAACCGAACGAATATGTGGAAGTGCGGTTAGAACAAGGGCCCTCATCCATTCTGGCAATTCCCGTGACCGCGCCAACGATGGTGGAAGGTGTTCGAGGGGTATTTGTAAAACAGGGGAATGATTTTACGTTCATCCCTGTAACTCTGGGCCAAGAAAGTGATGGGTGGATTGAAGTCGTGGAAGGACTCGCCGTTGGGGATGAAGTGGTCACCGGAGGTGTGTTCGATTTGAAAAATTCAGTGCTCAAAGATTCGATCGCTGGAGATTAA
- a CDS encoding type II toxin-antitoxin system HipA family toxin: MPRPRRHAPLRVLLNNRLVGQLTKAATGAIDFQYDQSWLEWEHALPVSLSLPLRDDAYRGEAVTAVFENLLPDSTALRRRVAEKVGAAGTDAYSLLAAIGRDCVGALQFIGLDEADEISPGTVRGQGVNEVAIEKLLRNLSQAPLGLSHDDAFRISVAGAQEKTALLRHRGRWLKPLGTTPTTHILKKQIGRLPNGIDLSNSVENEFYCLKLADAFGLPVNHAEIHTFGKTKALVIERFDRRWTKDKRLLRLPQEDCCQALSIPPTRKYQSEGGPGLVEILKLLKGSDNPDADRKLVLKAQIYFWLIGATDGHAKNFSIFLGPGGRFHLTPLYDVLTAQPSLDNGQIQRKQMKLSMSVGINRHYRIHEITGRHFLQTGKAAGLSKRVVLEMMEEMADTTLQAMEKVENELPRNFPRSLHASAKKGLTGRLKLLMVSSGERGNAQLARKTDRKIRR; this comes from the coding sequence ATGCCGCGTCCGCGCCGTCATGCACCATTGCGCGTGCTGTTGAACAATCGGCTTGTCGGACAACTTACCAAAGCGGCGACCGGTGCCATCGACTTCCAGTATGACCAAAGCTGGCTGGAATGGGAGCATGCGCTACCCGTCTCCCTCTCACTCCCTTTGCGGGATGACGCCTATAGGGGAGAGGCGGTCACGGCCGTCTTTGAAAATCTACTACCGGATTCGACCGCATTGCGCCGACGAGTAGCAGAAAAAGTCGGAGCTGCTGGGACGGATGCCTATAGCTTGCTCGCGGCCATTGGCCGGGATTGCGTCGGGGCGCTGCAATTCATCGGGCTTGATGAGGCCGACGAGATCAGTCCCGGTACCGTCCGAGGACAAGGGGTTAATGAGGTTGCAATTGAAAAACTGCTCCGAAACCTCTCCCAGGCCCCTCTGGGACTAAGCCATGATGACGCCTTTCGGATTTCGGTGGCTGGGGCGCAGGAAAAAACCGCGTTACTCCGGCACAGGGGACGTTGGCTCAAACCGTTGGGGACCACGCCGACCACGCATATCTTGAAAAAACAGATCGGCCGACTGCCCAACGGAATCGATCTTTCGAACAGCGTAGAAAATGAGTTCTATTGTTTGAAACTGGCTGACGCGTTCGGACTTCCGGTCAATCACGCAGAGATTCACACCTTCGGAAAAACGAAAGCCCTGGTCATCGAGCGGTTTGACCGGCGCTGGACCAAGGACAAGCGATTGTTGCGCTTGCCGCAGGAAGATTGTTGTCAGGCATTGTCCATTCCCCCCACACGGAAATATCAAAGCGAAGGCGGGCCAGGACTCGTCGAGATACTCAAGTTACTCAAAGGAAGCGATAATCCAGATGCCGATCGGAAATTGGTATTGAAGGCGCAAATTTATTTCTGGCTGATTGGAGCAACCGACGGGCATGCCAAGAATTTTAGTATCTTTCTTGGACCCGGCGGCCGTTTTCACCTGACGCCCCTGTATGACGTGCTGACAGCGCAGCCGAGTTTGGATAACGGACAGATCCAGCGAAAACAAATGAAGCTTTCCATGTCGGTCGGCATAAACCGTCATTACCGAATCCATGAAATCACGGGACGGCATTTCTTGCAGACCGGGAAAGCAGCAGGCCTTTCCAAAAGGGTCGTCCTTGAAATGATGGAGGAAATGGCAGATACAACACTACAAGCGATGGAGAAAGTTGAAAATGAATTGCCCAGGAATTTTCCCAGGTCTCTTCATGCATCGGCGAAGAAAGGCCTGACCGGACGGTTAAAACTGCTTATGGTTTCGAGTGGTGAAAGAGGTAATGCACAACTAGCCCGGAAAACCGATAGAAAAATTCGGCGCTAA
- a CDS encoding SPASM domain-containing protein, with amino-acid sequence MTNEGLVDFIDNRYEAYQSRNVAGHEPCRSCSVVLPCGGGCPLQAEIANGTIYSNHCDSHKELVARSIIAFVEKKTDERELHTLDSNRLTKEEMTPFL; translated from the coding sequence GTGACGAACGAAGGCCTGGTGGACTTTATCGACAACCGATACGAAGCCTATCAATCGAGGAACGTCGCCGGCCACGAGCCGTGTCGAAGCTGTTCGGTGGTGTTGCCGTGCGGTGGCGGATGCCCACTTCAGGCAGAAATCGCGAATGGAACGATATATTCGAACCACTGCGATTCCCACAAGGAATTAGTGGCCAGGAGTATAATCGCCTTTGTGGAAAAGAAGACGGACGAGCGTGAATTACATACTCTCGATTCGAATAGACTCACCAAAGAAGAGATGACCCCCTTCCTATGA
- a CDS encoding helix-turn-helix domain-containing protein encodes MNDLARDPKQIGNLIRRVRKKRGFSQTQLGEKSGLRQETISLIETGNPAAKLETILNVLAALDLEFRIVPRSKGRAADIEEIF; translated from the coding sequence ATGAACGACCTTGCACGCGATCCAAAACAAATCGGAAACCTGATCCGCCGGGTTCGGAAGAAACGGGGCTTCAGCCAAACGCAGCTTGGTGAAAAGTCCGGCCTGCGCCAGGAAACGATTTCCCTGATTGAAACGGGAAACCCTGCCGCAAAGCTGGAAACAATTCTGAACGTGCTGGCCGCGCTCGATCTGGAATTTCGGATCGTGCCGCGTTCAAAAGGCCGGGCCGCCGATATTGAGGAGATTTTCTGA
- a CDS encoding CusA/CzcA family heavy metal efflux RND transporter, with product MERLLTLSLRYRFFTLVTLLLVMGTGIYSLKELPIDAVPDLTPVQVQVLTKAPALGPIEVERFVTFPIETNLSGLPGLKELRSISQFGISVVTAIFEDHVDLYLARQLVNERLAIAIEQIPSEYARPMMGPLTTGLGEVYQFSLSGEGYSPMELRTLLEWDIGRRLRSIPGVVEVNIWGGREKQFQVMVDPQKLLALKLSLKDVYDALKRNNALAGGGYIVHEREQFLIRGEAMATGVEDLGQILLEHAPGGIPIYIKDVALVQEGANLRIGAATRMGEGETVIGMVQMLAGANAEQLLERVKTRVEEIQASLPKGVVIEPYYDRSIFVGQVIQTVRSNLLEGGLLVIAVLFLFLGNFRSGLIVAAAIPISMLIAFTGMLKAGISGNLMSLGAIDFGLLVDGSVVMIDNILRKLDDLKDQSVEARIKGIHDAAKEVLRPITFAVGIIILVYLPILTLTGLEGKMFRPMAFTVIFALAGSLLFALSAVPTLAFWLAKTHSNLEGTWMVRQLRELYEPCLRFSISKPQLAAGSAVVLFILSLFIGSSLGVVFMPRLDEGDLAIQVWRLPSVSLDESVATALQVEKVLRTFPEVTKVVSRTGSPEVATDPMGIELSDVFAVLKPKSEWTSAKTKEELIEKMQRAIMESVHGVGLGFTQPIEMRFNELIAGTRSDIAVKIFGEDLTVLRQQAQQVAASLQSIPGATDVKAEQVSGVPRIRVIVDRDQIARYGITADDVLTYVQTARAGQHVGTIFEGERRFPLVVRLTDQSSASPAAIRNLLVPTPHGELVPLSRIAQVIVDEGPAQISRENTHRRIVVEANIRGRDLGGFMAEAQKTIKERVTLPTGYYLEWGGQFEHLDEATKRLALVVPITLLLIIGMLSLIFGTLRPAFLIFLNVPLALSGGILALWVRGLPLSISASVGFIALFGIAVLNGVVLVSRIRTLEHEGLSRDEAVTQGALDRLRPVLMTALVASLGFLPMALATSMGAEVQRPLATVVIGGLITSTALTLLVIPAVYKYFCPGRRYEPTTP from the coding sequence TTGGAGCGCCTACTAACTTTATCACTTCGCTATCGCTTCTTCACACTCGTGACGCTGCTCCTTGTTATGGGGACGGGCATATATTCCTTGAAGGAACTCCCCATAGACGCGGTCCCCGACCTCACACCCGTGCAAGTCCAGGTTCTCACCAAGGCTCCCGCTTTAGGTCCGATTGAAGTCGAGCGTTTCGTCACCTTTCCGATTGAAACCAATTTGAGCGGATTGCCTGGGCTCAAGGAACTTCGTTCGATTTCACAGTTTGGCATTTCCGTCGTCACCGCGATTTTTGAAGATCATGTGGATTTGTATTTGGCGCGCCAACTGGTCAATGAACGCTTGGCCATCGCCATCGAACAAATCCCATCGGAATATGCACGACCGATGATGGGGCCACTGACCACAGGTTTAGGGGAAGTCTATCAATTTTCCCTGAGCGGCGAGGGCTACAGTCCCATGGAGTTGCGCACCTTGTTGGAATGGGACATTGGGCGACGCCTGCGTTCGATCCCCGGCGTGGTCGAGGTCAATATTTGGGGTGGGCGTGAAAAGCAGTTTCAAGTGATGGTCGATCCCCAAAAACTCTTAGCACTCAAGCTTTCGCTCAAGGATGTGTATGACGCCCTGAAACGAAACAATGCGCTCGCTGGGGGCGGATACATCGTGCACGAACGAGAACAGTTTCTCATTCGCGGCGAAGCCATGGCCACCGGGGTCGAAGATCTCGGGCAAATCCTCCTCGAACATGCACCTGGCGGAATTCCGATTTACATCAAGGATGTGGCCCTCGTGCAAGAAGGCGCGAACCTGAGAATTGGCGCGGCCACCAGAATGGGTGAAGGGGAAACGGTTATTGGCATGGTCCAAATGCTCGCCGGCGCCAATGCCGAACAATTGTTGGAGCGAGTAAAAACACGAGTAGAGGAAATCCAAGCCAGCCTGCCAAAAGGTGTGGTCATCGAACCGTATTACGATCGATCCATCTTTGTTGGACAGGTCATTCAGACCGTGCGATCAAATTTACTCGAAGGCGGGTTGCTGGTTATTGCCGTGTTATTTCTTTTCCTCGGAAATTTTCGATCGGGGTTGATCGTGGCAGCCGCCATTCCCATTTCCATGCTTATCGCATTTACGGGCATGCTCAAGGCCGGCATATCCGGAAACCTCATGAGCCTGGGCGCGATCGACTTTGGATTGCTCGTCGATGGCTCAGTGGTGATGATCGATAACATTCTTCGCAAATTAGATGACCTCAAAGATCAATCAGTGGAAGCCCGAATCAAGGGGATTCATGACGCGGCGAAAGAAGTCCTGCGCCCCATCACCTTTGCCGTGGGCATTATTATCTTGGTCTATCTGCCTATTTTGACTCTCACCGGGCTAGAAGGAAAAATGTTTCGCCCCATGGCCTTCACCGTGATCTTTGCCCTGGCAGGATCACTCCTATTTGCACTGAGTGCCGTCCCCACCTTGGCATTTTGGTTAGCCAAGACTCATTCAAACCTTGAAGGCACCTGGATGGTCCGTCAGCTTCGCGAACTTTATGAACCCTGTCTTCGGTTCTCAATCAGCAAGCCCCAGTTGGCCGCGGGTTCAGCCGTTGTCTTGTTTATCCTCAGTTTGTTCATCGGCTCTTCGCTAGGCGTGGTTTTTATGCCTCGCTTGGACGAAGGCGACCTCGCCATTCAGGTATGGCGCTTGCCCAGTGTGTCGCTGGATGAATCCGTGGCCACCGCGCTTCAAGTGGAAAAAGTTCTTCGCACATTCCCCGAGGTCACCAAGGTCGTATCCAGAACAGGCAGCCCGGAAGTCGCCACTGATCCCATGGGTATCGAACTCTCTGATGTATTCGCCGTGCTCAAGCCCAAAAGCGAATGGACCAGTGCCAAGACCAAAGAGGAACTCATCGAAAAAATGCAGCGCGCCATTATGGAATCGGTGCACGGGGTCGGCCTGGGATTTACGCAGCCGATTGAAATGCGTTTCAACGAACTCATCGCCGGCACACGATCGGATATCGCGGTGAAAATTTTCGGGGAAGATCTCACGGTGCTGCGCCAACAGGCCCAGCAGGTCGCCGCAAGCTTACAAAGCATTCCCGGGGCCACGGATGTGAAAGCCGAACAAGTATCCGGCGTGCCACGCATCCGGGTCATCGTGGATCGAGACCAGATTGCGCGCTACGGCATCACGGCAGATGATGTGTTGACCTATGTCCAAACTGCTCGCGCTGGGCAACATGTCGGCACGATCTTTGAAGGCGAACGACGGTTTCCGCTCGTCGTGCGGCTGACCGACCAATCCTCAGCCAGCCCTGCAGCCATAAGAAATTTGCTGGTGCCCACGCCGCATGGGGAATTGGTACCGCTCTCTCGCATTGCCCAAGTCATCGTCGATGAAGGGCCAGCGCAGATCAGCAGAGAAAATACTCACCGTCGTATCGTCGTCGAAGCCAATATCCGAGGCCGGGACTTGGGTGGCTTCATGGCCGAAGCGCAAAAGACCATCAAAGAACGAGTCACACTTCCTACCGGATATTATTTGGAATGGGGAGGCCAGTTTGAACACTTGGATGAAGCCACCAAACGCTTAGCCCTGGTCGTGCCTATTACGTTGCTGCTGATTATTGGCATGCTCTCGCTCATTTTCGGGACGCTGCGCCCTGCGTTCCTGATCTTTCTCAACGTCCCCTTAGCCCTATCCGGTGGAATCTTGGCGTTGTGGGTTCGCGGACTGCCGTTGAGTATTTCCGCCAGCGTGGGATTCATCGCGTTGTTTGGCATTGCAGTCTTAAATGGTGTGGTGTTGGTGTCCAGAATTCGCACATTAGAACACGAGGGGTTATCCCGTGACGAGGCTGTCACCCAAGGGGCGTTAGACCGGCTTCGCCCTGTCTTGATGACGGCGTTAGTCGCCAGTTTGGGATTTCTCCCAATGGCGTTGGCGACCTCCATGGGGGCCGAAGTGCAACGCCCATTGGCCACCGTGGTCATTGGGGGGCTGATTACATCGACTGCATTAACGCTCTTAGTCATTCCGGCTGTCTATAAATATTTCTGTCCAGGGAGACGATATGAACCGACGACTCCATAA
- a CDS encoding phage tail sheath family protein encodes MPPKFSHPGVYIEEVPSGLRPIAGVATSLTAIIGTFPQGPINVAKRIRSWAEFTRVYGGHRNPTLTACCVQQFYDNGGAELLIIRIGSGTLRSMRPVLKGLAVLEQEGDVKILCIPQTHELADRDAARVFRAAVRLTEQLDAMYLLDPPQKQAKRSTASSLQQWIARQRTIRHPNVAIYSPRVRVHPNAKASQNKLIPASGTMAGVLTRTDRLRGVWKAPAGMQAQLKKVEGLERQFTDQELGMLTPWGINSFRTLSANRIVSWGARTTAQQPEWQYVPIRRLALFLKASIHRGTQWVVFEPNDEPLWAKVRNTIEQFMMQQFQNGALAGTKPSQAFFVKCGRDTITTRDQQTGIIKIMVGFAPLKPAEFVILNFQHRLLT; translated from the coding sequence ATGCCTCCAAAATTTTCTCATCCAGGTGTCTACATCGAGGAAGTCCCTTCCGGGCTAAGACCCATTGCAGGAGTCGCAACATCTCTCACAGCCATAATCGGCACCTTTCCGCAGGGCCCCATCAATGTTGCCAAACGAATACGCTCCTGGGCGGAGTTCACCCGTGTGTATGGCGGCCACCGCAACCCGACACTCACAGCGTGTTGCGTGCAACAATTCTATGACAACGGGGGTGCCGAGCTCCTCATCATCAGAATTGGTTCTGGAACACTGAGAAGCATGAGGCCCGTGCTCAAAGGTCTGGCAGTGTTGGAACAGGAGGGTGATGTAAAGATTCTCTGCATTCCACAGACCCACGAACTTGCGGATCGGGACGCGGCAAGGGTATTTCGGGCTGCCGTCAGACTCACCGAACAGCTGGATGCCATGTATCTTCTGGATCCACCTCAAAAGCAAGCAAAGCGATCCACAGCGTCTTCACTGCAACAATGGATCGCACGCCAAAGAACGATCAGACATCCGAACGTGGCGATCTATAGTCCCCGAGTACGGGTGCACCCCAACGCCAAGGCCTCACAAAACAAACTGATACCAGCAAGTGGAACCATGGCCGGAGTTTTAACGCGGACGGACAGGTTGAGAGGGGTGTGGAAGGCGCCGGCAGGAATGCAGGCACAATTGAAAAAAGTTGAGGGCTTGGAACGTCAGTTCACAGATCAAGAACTCGGCATGTTGACGCCATGGGGCATCAACTCGTTTCGAACACTTTCTGCCAACCGTATCGTTTCCTGGGGAGCGCGGACGACCGCTCAGCAGCCGGAATGGCAATATGTCCCAATACGACGACTTGCGTTGTTCCTGAAAGCCAGTATTCATCGTGGAACCCAATGGGTCGTGTTCGAACCCAATGATGAACCGCTATGGGCCAAGGTTCGCAACACGATCGAACAGTTCATGATGCAGCAATTTCAAAATGGCGCGTTAGCAGGAACAAAGCCATCACAAGCGTTTTTCGTGAAATGCGGGAGAGACACCATCACCACAAGAGATCAACAAACGGGAATCATCAAGATTATGGTAGGGTTTGCCCCACTCAAACCAGCGGAATTTGTCATTCTCAATTTCCAACATCGATTGTTGACGTAA